The following nucleotide sequence is from bacterium.
CCGCGGGCAGCGGGAGCCATCGCTATCGGTACGATGGTCGTGGGGGGCATCATCGGGGCGCTGGCCGGAAGATTCGGAGTATTGCTTCTCGGCCGGGCGATCGAAGGACTCGGGCTCGGGCTGATTTCCGTGGTCGCGCCGACCGTGATTGCCCTGTGGTTCCCTCCCGAGTCGCGAGGCATCCCTATGGGCATTTGGGCCGCGTGGTTTCCGCTCGGCGGAGCGATCATGTTTAATGCGGCGCCGGCGCTCGCTGAGTGGGGTGGATGGCGCACCGTGTGGTGGTTCGGCGTGGGAATCGGACTCGTCGCGTTTGCGCTCTACCGGGCGTTCACGCGCGTTCCCCCGTCCGCCATCGGGGATGAACACAGCCCAGTCGTCGCCTCCCTGCATGACACGGACACCGGTACGGAGGCGACGCGTCGGACCATCTGGCTCCTCGCCGCGTCGTTCTTACTGTTCAGCGTCACCATAGCGTCGCTTACCACGTTCTATCCGACGTTCCTCGGTAGCACGAGAGGCAACAGTCTTCGGGCAGCCGCGGCCCTATCGGGCTTCCAGTTGTACGGTGGCATCTGCGCAGGTCCGATTGCCGGTTTCGTTTTGGATCGGCTCGGATCGCGCAAAATCGTCCTTGCCGCCGCGCTCCTGCTGCTCGCCGGTACATGGCTCTTTCCGTTCGTCATCCATGCCTGGCAAATCCCGGTTTTCTTGACCCTGATCGGGTTCGTTGGTGCGGCTGTGCCAACAACGGTCTTCGCCGCTGTTCCCGAGGTAATGGGTCGGGCCGATTTGGTCGGGAAGGGCATGGCAATCTTGATGCTTGGACAGAACCTGGGTTTCGTCGTCGGGCCGCCGGTCTTTAGCGGCCTCGTCCAAGCGCTGGGCTGGGCTGGGGCCGGGTATGTTTGCGTGCCGCTCCTGGTCACTGCGGCTGCCTTCGGATGGTTTGTGAGGGTTCGGTGATTAACTTGATGAAGCGCGACTCAGAGGACAGAGAAAGAGCAGGGGCT
It contains:
- a CDS encoding MFS transporter, translated to SARRYPWIVLAVVVLAGVAASLNQFKVPPLLPVLMTSFRVDLGAASSLMSVFAITGAVLALPSGYILHRLGPRAAGAIAIGTMVVGGIIGALAGRFGVLLLGRAIEGLGLGLISVVAPTVIALWFPPESRGIPMGIWAAWFPLGGAIMFNAAPALAEWGGWRTVWWFGVGIGLVAFALYRAFTRVPPSAIGDEHSPVVASLHDTDTGTEATRRTIWLLAASFLLFSVTIASLTTFYPTFLGSTRGNSLRAAAALSGFQLYGGICAGPIAGFVLDRLGSRKIVLAAALLLLAGTWLFPFVIHAWQIPVFLTLIGFVGAAVPTTVFAAVPEVMGRADLVGKGMAILMLGQNLGFVVGPPVFSGLVQALGWAGAGYVCVPLLVTAAAFGWFVRVR